A genomic window from Oceanobacillus timonensis includes:
- a CDS encoding tripartite tricarboxylate transporter TctB family protein, whose protein sequence is MKKTNLIFNAILFVAIVYLFVLTFFFPTRFGIEDSGPAIFPRFALIGLAVLLLIDTISTIRKSGNIPLFTQEEKKKLVRFMLLLATIFVFVLLLGKINFIILSFISLFVVSMIFKLKWITSVMTSVVLTLFIYFVFVEGLNIVF, encoded by the coding sequence ATGAAAAAAACCAATCTGATATTTAATGCCATATTGTTTGTGGCGATTGTTTACCTATTCGTTTTAACTTTCTTTTTCCCGACTCGTTTTGGTATAGAGGATTCAGGACCAGCAATTTTCCCAAGATTTGCACTTATTGGTCTCGCTGTTCTTTTATTGATAGATACAATATCTACTATTCGGAAAAGTGGTAATATTCCTTTATTTACACAAGAAGAGAAAAAGAAATTAGTCCGTTTCATGTTGTTATTAGCGACCATTTTTGTTTTTGTACTTCTACTAGGCAAAATAAATTTTATTATCCTTTCGTTCATCAGTTTGTTTGTCGTTAGTATGATTTTTAAACTCAAATGGATCACATCAGTAATGACGTCTGTGGTATTAACCTTGTTTATTTACTTTGTTTTTGTTGAAGGTTTAAATATTGTTTTTTAG